A genomic window from Streptomyces sp. MST-110588 includes:
- the hemQ gene encoding hydrogen peroxide-dependent heme synthase, producing MTDASALDNPTGAAPEKIPNAGKKAKDLNEVIRYTLWSVFKLRDVLPEDRAGYADEVEELFAQLAAKDVVVRGTYDVSGLRADADVMIWWHSESSDALQEAYNRFRRTRLGRALEPVWSNMALHRPAEFNKSHIPAFLADEVARDYVSVYPFVRSYDWYLLPDEDRRRMLADHGKMARGFPDVRANTVPSFSLGDYEWILAFEADELHRIVDLMRHLRGSEARMHVREEIPFYTGRRKPVAELVAGLA from the coding sequence AACGCCGGCAAGAAGGCGAAGGACCTCAACGAGGTCATCCGCTACACGCTGTGGTCGGTCTTCAAGCTGCGTGACGTGCTGCCCGAGGACCGCGCCGGTTACGCCGACGAGGTCGAGGAGCTGTTCGCCCAGCTCGCCGCCAAGGACGTCGTGGTGCGCGGCACGTACGACGTCTCCGGTCTGCGTGCCGACGCCGACGTGATGATCTGGTGGCACTCCGAGAGCTCCGACGCCCTCCAGGAGGCGTACAACCGCTTCCGCCGCACCCGGCTCGGGCGGGCGCTGGAGCCGGTCTGGTCGAACATGGCGCTGCACCGCCCCGCCGAGTTCAACAAGTCGCACATCCCGGCGTTCCTGGCCGACGAGGTCGCCCGCGACTACGTGAGCGTGTACCCCTTCGTGCGCTCCTACGACTGGTACCTGCTCCCCGACGAGGACCGCCGGCGGATGCTGGCGGACCACGGCAAGATGGCCCGCGGCTTCCCGGACGTGCGCGCCAACACCGTGCCGTCCTTCTCGCTGGGCGATTACGAGTGGATCCTCGCCTTCGAGGCCGACGAGCTGCACCGCATCGTCGACCTCATGCGTCACCTGCGCGGCTCCGAGGCGCGGATGCACGTCCGTGAGGAGATCCCGTTCTACACGGGCCGCCGCAAGCCGGTCGCCGAGCTGGTCGCCGGCCTGGCCTGA
- a CDS encoding DUF1996 domain-containing protein, translated as MTHPTDNHPAHGGPAAEDFADIRSVRPSVQRPPNGPGASTGTFTSRCGRNENGHNNPDNFIVTPGVTNGAHHLHDYVGNLSTDAFSTDASLRAAGTTCAQGDRSTYFWPVLRLRDDRGRQPGANGSANGNASGNADGNVGRALTPRDVSLTFLGNPAGKVTAMPEALRVITGDAKAFTNGTANARAQWTCTGFEDRRLSDKYPLCPGGSQVVRLLDFPSCWDGTSTDSANHRTHIVFPDRVTGRCPAATKAVPQLRMRLTYSVPARPLAFAVDSFPEQLHKPVTDHADFADFMPRSLMAAAVRCINSGRRCG; from the coding sequence GTGACACACCCCACTGACAACCACCCCGCGCACGGCGGTCCGGCCGCCGAGGACTTCGCCGACATCCGCTCCGTACGCCCCTCCGTACAGCGCCCGCCGAACGGGCCCGGCGCCTCGACCGGCACGTTCACCAGCCGCTGCGGACGCAACGAGAACGGCCACAACAACCCCGACAACTTCATCGTCACCCCGGGTGTCACCAACGGCGCCCACCACCTCCACGACTACGTCGGCAACCTGTCCACCGACGCCTTCTCCACCGACGCCTCGCTGCGCGCGGCCGGTACCACCTGCGCCCAGGGCGACAGGTCCACGTACTTCTGGCCCGTGCTGCGCCTGCGCGACGACCGGGGCCGGCAGCCGGGCGCGAACGGGAGCGCCAACGGGAACGCGAGCGGGAACGCGGACGGGAACGTGGGCCGCGCGCTGACCCCACGGGACGTCTCCCTCACCTTCCTCGGCAACCCGGCCGGGAAGGTCACCGCGATGCCCGAGGCGCTGCGCGTCATCACCGGTGACGCCAAGGCGTTCACCAACGGGACCGCCAACGCCCGCGCCCAGTGGACCTGCACGGGCTTCGAGGACCGCCGGCTGAGCGACAAGTACCCGCTGTGCCCCGGCGGCAGCCAGGTCGTGCGCCTGCTGGACTTCCCCAGTTGCTGGGACGGCACCTCGACGGACAGCGCCAACCACCGCACCCACATCGTCTTCCCGGACCGCGTCACCGGCCGCTGCCCCGCCGCCACCAAGGCCGTCCCCCAGTTGCGGATGCGGCTGACCTACTCCGTCCCCGCCCGGCCGCTGGCCTTCGCGGTCGACAGCTTTCCCGAACAGCTCCACAAGCCGGTCACCGACCACGCCGACTTCGCCGATTTCATGCCGCGAAGCCTGATGGCGGCGGCCGTACGCTGCATCAACTCCGGCCGCCGCTGCGGCTGA
- a CDS encoding alpha/beta hydrolase, with the protein MRAAALYGTVGSLVVTALVAFPADGAAAPVPPAPAPPMAAPAYYTPTPLNTPPTTPTTPRPPTVTPTRPPVQTPAPTSSATSPVRPPMKDPVNSPSPAVAPSTAKPLPVRPPTVTLPAVAVPPAARPPLPVARRIAFGRCAPVEHLPSVVECGKLTVPLDYAHPDGKKIDLTVSRLRSKGTAAERQGALVYNPGGPGASSMKFPMYSAIGTFRKLLDAYDFVGYAPRGVDRSAPLSCQKPAEFAKAPTDSPRVPSERYKRQRTLQAAAYARGCARNAGRSLRHFTSLNNARDLDMLRAGLGEKKLTFMGASYGTYFGALYATLFPGHVRRMVFDSVVNPDPRQIWYRSNLDQNIGFERRWRDWRRWVAKHDKTYHLGTTEQAVHRSYETARDRLRGKPAGGKVGPGQLQAAFLKTGYNDGYWARRAQALSAYLKGDPKPLIAQAAPKPESAKEDENGNAVYTAVECNDAPWPRDLRKWDADNTRVARVAPFETWDNAWMNLPCAFWPHNSGGPRGDHSSPLDVRVAPGALPPVLLLAAEHDPATPYSGALELQRRLPGSSLVTERGAGTHGVAFGPNECANEHAETYLLTGKTPGPRAYCAPRPEPVADTSA; encoded by the coding sequence GTGAGAGCAGCAGCGTTGTACGGCACCGTCGGATCACTGGTCGTGACCGCACTGGTCGCCTTCCCTGCCGACGGGGCCGCCGCGCCCGTCCCGCCGGCGCCGGCGCCCCCGATGGCGGCTCCGGCGTACTACACCCCCACCCCCCTGAACACACCGCCGACGACGCCCACCACTCCACGGCCCCCCACGGTGACGCCGACCCGCCCCCCGGTCCAGACCCCGGCCCCCACCTCCTCGGCGACGAGCCCGGTCCGTCCGCCCATGAAGGACCCGGTCAACTCCCCCAGTCCCGCGGTCGCCCCGTCCACGGCCAAGCCGCTCCCGGTCAGGCCGCCCACGGTCACCCTGCCCGCGGTCGCCGTACCGCCCGCGGCCCGGCCGCCCCTCCCCGTCGCCCGGCGCATCGCCTTCGGCCGCTGCGCGCCCGTGGAGCACCTGCCCTCCGTCGTGGAGTGCGGGAAACTCACCGTGCCCCTGGACTACGCCCACCCCGACGGCAAGAAGATCGATCTGACCGTCAGCCGGCTGCGCTCCAAGGGGACGGCCGCGGAGCGCCAGGGCGCCCTGGTCTACAACCCCGGCGGTCCGGGCGCCTCCAGCATGAAGTTCCCCATGTACAGCGCGATCGGCACCTTCCGCAAACTCCTGGACGCCTACGACTTCGTGGGCTACGCGCCACGCGGCGTCGACCGCTCTGCGCCCCTGTCCTGCCAGAAGCCGGCGGAATTCGCCAAGGCGCCCACCGACAGCCCGCGCGTCCCTTCGGAGCGCTACAAGCGGCAGCGGACCCTCCAGGCGGCGGCGTACGCGCGCGGCTGCGCCCGTAACGCGGGCCGGTCCCTGCGCCACTTCACGTCCCTGAACAACGCCCGTGACCTGGACATGCTGCGGGCCGGGCTGGGCGAGAAGAAGCTGACGTTCATGGGCGCCTCCTACGGGACGTACTTCGGCGCCCTGTACGCGACGCTCTTCCCCGGGCATGTCCGCCGGATGGTCTTCGACAGCGTCGTCAACCCCGATCCCCGGCAGATCTGGTACCGCAGCAACCTCGACCAGAACATCGGCTTCGAGCGCCGCTGGCGCGACTGGCGCCGGTGGGTGGCCAAGCACGACAAGACCTACCACCTCGGCACGACGGAGCAGGCCGTGCACCGCTCGTACGAGACCGCCCGGGACCGGCTGCGCGGCAAACCCGCGGGCGGCAAGGTCGGCCCGGGACAGTTGCAGGCGGCCTTCCTGAAGACGGGCTACAACGACGGTTACTGGGCACGGCGCGCCCAGGCGCTCTCCGCCTACCTCAAGGGCGATCCCAAGCCGCTGATCGCACAGGCCGCACCGAAACCGGAGTCCGCCAAGGAGGACGAGAACGGCAACGCCGTCTATACGGCGGTCGAGTGCAATGACGCGCCCTGGCCGCGTGACCTGCGCAAATGGGATGCGGACAACACCCGTGTCGCACGCGTGGCGCCGTTCGAGACATGGGACAACGCCTGGATGAACCTGCCGTGCGCCTTCTGGCCGCACAACAGCGGCGGACCGCGCGGCGACCATTCCTCCCCGCTGGACGTACGGGTCGCGCCGGGCGCGCTGCCGCCGGTCCTGCTGCTGGCCGCCGAGCACGACCCGGCGACGCCGTACTCGGGCGCGCTGGAGCTCCAGCGCAGGCTGCCCGGCTCGTCCCTGGTGACCGAGCGGGGCGCCGGGACGCACGGTGTCGCCTTCGGCCCCAACGAGTGCGCCAACGAGCACGCCGAGACGTATCTGCTGACCGGGAAGACCCCGGGTCCGCGCGCGTACTGCGCGCCGCGCCCGGAGCCGGTCGCGGACACATCGGCGTAA